In Lodderomyces elongisporus chromosome 1, complete sequence, a genomic segment contains:
- the LEU5 gene encoding coenzyme A transporter — protein MSTSNTGNVLVSIPTSRMPTPSPPPPPSPSSYSSTTTSSSSSSSSFPSEASHGDNTNTSSTTASTTAEYNISHQTIPHPGYYSNDQSTPIESIKVIDKQSLQYVILSGIAGGVAGSCAKTLVAPLDRIKILFQTSNPEFIKYRGTFRGLIDAGKRIWKSDGVWGLYQGHSITLLRIFPYAAIKFVAYEQIRQILIPNDLYETAGRRFMSGSLSGLASVFLTYPLDLIRVRLAYETRNLSHPRAHSGHSQFSKHHKGRIYDTIKLIFNENPPIRSNDPEWYRVTRHILPRGIQKISNFYRGFAPTIMGMIPYAGVSFYTHDLLHDILRSKWLSKYTVQPKSKKSSEDIYKKTKSTRESRAPLKAYAQLAAGGLAGLCSQTAAYPFEVIRRRMQVGGAVNGGNFLSFRKTASLIYKESGFRGFFVGLSIGYMKVVPMVACSFFVYERMKKFLGI, from the coding sequence ATGTCTACTTCAAATACAGGGAATGTGCTAGTTTCAATACCAACCTCAAGAATGCcaacaccatcaccaccaccaccaccatcacccTCATCATATTcttccaccaccacctcctcctcctcctcttcgtCATCATTTCCACTGGAGGCTTCCCACGGAGATAATACCAACACCAGCTCTACTACAGCTTCAACCACAGCAGAATACAATATCAGCCACCAAACAATACCTCATCCGGGCTACTACTCAAACGACCAGTCTACTCCGATAGAAAGTATTAAAGTCATAGACAAACAAAGTCTACAATATGTCATTTTACTGGGGATAGCAGGCGGAGTTGCCGGCTCTTGTGCAAAGACGCTAGTTGCCCCCTTGGACCGAATAAAGATTCTTTTCCAAACATCAAACCCTGAATTTATCAAATATAGAGGCACTTTTCGCGGTCTTATAGACGCAGGCAAAAGGATATGGAAGAGCGATGGTGTATGGGGACTATACCAAGGTCATTCGATTACATTATTACGTATATTCCCATACGCAGCGATCAAGTTTGTTGCATACGAGCAAATAAGACAGATTCTCATTCCAAATGACTTGTACGAGACGGCCGGAAGAAGATTTATGTCGGGTTCCTTATCTGGTTTAGCGTCTGTGTTTTTAACATATCCTTTAGATTTGATTCGAGTGAGATTGGCGTACGAGACAAGGAACCTTCTGCACCCCAGAGCACACCTGGGTCACTCACAATTTTCAAAGCACCACAAGGGTAGAATATATGATACCATTAAACTCATTTTCAACGAAAACCCGCCTATTAGGTCTAATGATCCCGAATGGTATAGAGTTACAAGACACATCTTGCCTCGAGGCATTCAGAAAATCAGTAACTTTTATCGAGGTTTTGCACCGACAATAATGGGGATGATCCCGTATGCTGGTGTGAGCTTTTACACACATGATTTATTGCACGATATCTTGAGATCAAAATGGTTGAGTAAATATACAGTGCAACCAAAGTCGAAAAAAAGTAGTGAagatatatacaaaaagacaaagtcTACTAGAGAATCGAGAGCGCCGCTCAAGGCATATGCTCAGTTGGCTGCTGGTGGCTTGGCCGGATTATGTTCACAAACTGCAGCATACCCATTTGAAGTTATTAGGAGAAGGATGCAGGTTGGCGGTGCAGTGAATGGTGGCAATTTTCTTAGCTTTAGAAAGACAGCACTGTTGATATACAAAGAGAGTGGATTCCGTGGCTTCTTTGTTGGATTGAGTATCGGATACATGAAGGTGGTGCCCATGGTTGCAtgttccttttttgtttatgagCGTATGAAAAAGTTCTTGGGAATTTAA
- the NAT2 gene encoding DUF1279 super (BUSCO:EOG09265B4G), translating to MYTFNPLRRLGFQLGLNSSYKPFTFRSLRSHLLRRRFQSTTTTTPNGTHPPPKKPQGIKALMKEYGYPALGVYLALSFVDLPICYVLVHSMGKEKIEYYENKVKQQFGYGLSDEELQRKQEIEEIHERIEEGKDPNARANKQKEKENMQSMVGYLKSQFSWTEFLIAYGLHKSLIFIRLPITAAITPSVVKLLRSWGFRIGQDKLRTSAKLAKDLAKSGINDFTASNPKFGSRPGKRKWWWFF from the coding sequence ATGTACACGTTCAATCCCTTGAGGCGACTTGGGTTTCAGCTAGGTCTCAATTCTTCGTACAAACCATTCACATTTCGGTCGTTGCGTTCTCATCTCTTACGCCGTCGCTTTCaatcaactacaactaccaCACCAAATGGTACTCATCCACCACCTAAGAAACCTCAAGGTATTAAAGCTTTGATGAAGGAATACGGGTACCCTGCATTGGGTGTATACCTTGCGCTTTCCTTTGTCGATTTGCCTATATGTTATGTACTTGTGCATTCTATGGgtaaagagaaaattgaATACTACGAAAATAAAGTTAAGCAACAGTTTGGATATGGGTTGAGTGATGAAGAATTACAAAGAAAGCAAGAGATTGAGGAAATACACGAGCGTATAGAAGAAGGGAAAGACCCCAATGCTCGTGCCAACAagcagaaagaaaaagaaaatatgcAGAGTATGGTGGGATATCTCAAAAGCCAATTTTCATGGACAGAATTCCTTATTGCTTATGGATTGCACAAGAGTTTGATATTTATTCGTTTACCAATAACTGCGGCAATCACACCTAGTGTTGTGAAGTTGTTGAGATCGTGGGGTTTTAGAATTGGACAAGATAAATTAAGAACTAGTGCCAAATTGGCCAAAGATCTAGCAAAATCGGGTATTAATGATTTTACTGCATCTAACCCGAAATTTGGTAGTCGACCTGGCAAAAGaaagtggtggtggttctTTTAG
- a CDS encoding uncharacterized protein (BUSCO:EOG09261HB6), whose product MPPIHHTFLTVLATAAATVALVELYHTYKDATSLIKKKSQTVGDNDNQGHKTKKFGKKANYSEELIREQLARNYAFLTEDGMQKVRDQRIVVVGAGGVGSWVATMLARSGVEKLRIIDFDQVSLSSLNRHSVANLKDVGTPKVDCLKTHLLEIAPWIDIDVHNKLWNLDSADELIFGNEFKPTYVVDCIDNFDTKCDLLTYCYKHEIPIVSSAGAATKSDPTRINLADISKTEEDPLAKKIRIVLKKRGIVEGIPMIFSAEKPDPRKAKLLPLPDEEFEKGRVNELSALQDFRVRILPVLGTMPGMFGLAIATFILTTVAGYPMEPIEGKNRYKIYDDLIKSLAAQQYRIGVEESKVQISVTDASYILEEVFKGKSPISNFSTRLTLCRWDPKQQISCQNVVVMTKEEQRNHEKRVILGGETIEDVYPAEVIEKVKKRFEDEAYYSTFR is encoded by the coding sequence ATGCCTCCAATCCACCATACTTTCTTAACAGTGCTTGCAACAGCTGCAGCTACAGTAGCTCTAGTGGAACTCTATCATACTTACAAAGATGCTACATCTCTAATTAAGAAGAAGTCCCAAACGGTTGGTGACAATGACAACCAAGGTCACAAAACGAAAAAGTTTGGTAAAAAAGCCAACTATTCTGAAGAGCTTATTCGAGAACAGTTGGCTAGGAACTATGCATTTTTAACAGAAGACGGGATGCAAAAAGTGAGAGATCAAAGGATCGTTGTGGTAGGTGCAGGAGGTGTTGGTTCCTGGGTTGCAACAATGCTTGCGCGTTCAggtgttgaaaaattgagaattattgattttgaCCAAGTCTCGCTAAGCTCTTTGAACCGTCATTCCGTGGCGAATTTAAAAGATGTGGGAACACCTAAGGTCGACTGTTTGAAAACGCATTTATTGGAAATTGCTCCCTGGATAGATATTGATGTGCACAACAAGTTATGGAATCTCGACTCTGCAGATGAGTTGATATTTGGTAATGAGTTTAAACCTACAtatgttgttgattgtaTCGATAATTTTGACACAAAATGTGATTTGTTGACTTATTGTTATAAGCATGAGATACCAATCGTGTCATCGGCTGGTGCAGCTACAAAGTCTGACCCAACTAGAATAAACCTTGCGGATATTTCCAAAACCGAAGAGGATCCACTTGCTAAAAAAATCAGAATtgttttgaagaaaagaggcATAGTTGAAGGTATTCCTATGATTTTTTCAGCCGAAAAACCAGATCCAAGGAAAGCCAAACTTCTTCCATTACCCGATGAAGAATTCGAAAAGGGACGTGTTAATGAGCTTTCGGCGTTGCAGGATTTCAGGGTCCGCATTTTACCAGTGTTGGGAACAATGCCAGGTATGTTTGGTCTTGCGATTGCAACATTTATATTGACTACTGTGGCGGGATATCCTATGGAGCCTattgaaggaaaaaacaGGTACAAGATCTATGATGACCTTATCAAGAGCTTGGCAGCACAGCAGTATAGGATTGGCGTAGAGGAGCTGAAAGTGCAGATCTCAGTGACAGACGCGAGCTATATATTGGAAGAAGTGTTCAAAGGTAAATCTCCAATCTCCAATTTCTCTACAAGATTGACATTGTGTCGCTGGGATCCTAAGCAACAAATAAGTTGTCAGAatgtggtggtgatgacaAAGGAAGAACAGAGGAACCACGAGAAACGAGTGATTTTGGGTGGTGAGACGATTGAAGACGTATACCCCGCCGAAGTTATTgagaaagtgaaaaagaGATTTGAAGATGAGGCTTACTATTCAACATTTAGATAG
- a CDS encoding uncharacterized protein (BUSCO:EOG0926420U), which produces MDFTSLLSQEINNKKKKRKSNKKSAEKCKKQKIVAEAENDTELTEIVTNRNRLESENSTIHNHDNAVPVDLEDDNTLDQENVASKPDPRLSLVEGLSDEAIDEKLAQYNENDASLTRLQKLKKLQYLLPIELQNKKYASWLEQEKPYHEDSEKQRVTLESIIDIASHKGELRIQIRVYLKNLISEWEKEESNSGDHDSLLLETKKDIVKLLYKLRANKLSEEMLISLATIVYHIQASQFNKANESYMKLSIGNICWPIGVANVGIHARSASTRITGGKGVSNIMINESTRKWILSVKRLIGFKERMGQ; this is translated from the coding sequence ATGGATTTCACCAGTCTATTATCACAAGAAattaacaacaagaagaaaaagagaaagtcAAACAAAAAGTCGGCGGAGAAgtgcaaaaaacaaaaaatagtaGCTGAAGCCGAAAATGATACAGAGTTAACGGAAATTGTTACAAATCGAAATCGTTTGGAAAGTGAAAATTCAACTATTCATAATCATGATAACGCAGTTCCTGTTGATTTAGAGGATGATAACACTTTAGATCAAGAaaatgttgcatcaaagCCCGATCCACGTTTGAGTCTAGTTGAAGGCTTGAGTGACGAGGCAATTGACGAAAAGCTAGCCCAATATAATGAAAATGACGCTTCGCTTACACGATTGCAAAAGCTCAAGAAGCTTCAATACCTTTTACCAATCGAGTTgcagaataaaaaatatgcTTCCTGGTTGGAACAGGAAAAGCCATACCACGAGGATTCGGAAAAGCAGCGGGTTACACTTGAGTCTATCATTGATATTGCTTCACACAAAGGGGAATTGCGAATCCAAATTCGAGTTTATCTTAAAAATCTTATTTCGGAatgggaaaaagaagaatcaaATTCTGGAGACCACGATTCGTTGCTCTTGGAGACGAAAAAGGATATTGTGAAGCTCTTGTACAAACTTCGGGCAAACAAGTTATCTGAAGAGATGTTGATTTCTTTAGCGACTATTGTGTACCACATACAAGCTAGCCAATTCAACAAAGCCAATGAGAGTTACATGAAGCTAAGTATTGGAAATATTTGTTGGCCAATTGGTGTAGCCAATGTCGGAATACACGCAAGAAGTGCGAGTACAAGGATAACTGGAGGCAAAGGAGTTAGCAACATCATGATTAACGAATCCACCAGAAAATGGATTCTTAGTGTCAAGAGACTAATTGGTTTTAAAGAGAGAATGGGCCAGTGA
- the RPL38 gene encoding 60S ribosomal protein L38 (BUSCO:EOG09265OQH), with protein MAREIKDIKQFVELARRSDIKSAIVKTNTKLNANGKKFKQTKFKVRGSRYQYTLVVNDATKAKKLQQSLPPTLKVESL; from the coding sequence ATGGCTAGAGAAATCAAGGACATCAAGCAATTCGTTGAATTAGCTAGAAGATCAGACATCAAATCTGCTATCGTCAAGACCAACACCAAGCTCAACGCCAACGGTAAAAAATTCAAGCAAACCAAATTCAAGGTTAGAGGATCAAGATACCAATACACATTAGTTGTTAACGATGCTACTAAGGCTAAGAAATTGCAACAATCATTGCCACCAACTTTGAAAGTCGAATCATTATAA
- a CDS encoding uncharacterized protein (BUSCO:EOG09262NIR) codes for MSSIKTSPVKKEATPNPSPTKRVDVAKNEAKEGNEVGEEGLAAADIGDFDEDPSILSDPEDYLDENETLDMNLSRGDQKVWLVKLPKYLMEQWSNPENIKSGKLLGNVKIRKDNKGKLDVRLVLDKKLPSIPQEYDIKMLNTQVRNTYAFTEENLKKFKQELTEVSGMPTQPVLKDVDEKKKKKFQPRRKFKYFRVQKNGENGGAGPIRKYIPFVKTIPKKTSLLGKVCHDCTVVPSRNDSSYAELLKKRESLVKAPERPKVTLLNEIPGVIQSNAGPSIKGNNTSVFLKSTQPKSKSEGRAIRMPRKDLLDLLFRCFEEYEYWSIKGLKERTKQPESYLKESLESIATLIKKGPYTSKWALKAEYKKLRDAERAARLGLTEEQDKEKENEEEDDDEDMEDVI; via the coding sequence ATGAGCTCTATCAAGACTAGCCCTGtgaagaaagaagcaacGCCAAACCCATCGCCAACCAAAAGAGTCGATGTGGCCAAAaatgaagcaaaagaaggaaatgaGGTGGGTGAAGAAGGACTCGCTGCAGCTGACATTGGGGACTTCGATGAAGATCCTTCTATATTATCTGACCCAGAGGATTATCTAGATGAGAATGAGACTTTGGATATGAACCTTTCACGAGGAGATCAAAAAGTATGGTTAGTCAAATTACCAAAATACTTGATGGAACAATGGAGCAACCCCGAGAATATAAAGAGTGGCAAGCTACTAGGAAATGTGAAAATTAGAAAGGACAATAAGGGCAAACTAGATGTAAGGTTGGTCTTGGATAAGAAATTGCCAAGCATACCACAGGAATACGATATCAAGATGTTAAATACACAAGTACGGAACACATATGCATTTACTGAAGAGAACCTTAAAAAGTTTAAACAAGAACTTACAGAAGTCAGTGGCATGCCTACACAACCTGTGTTGAAAGATGTTGacgaaaagaagaagaagaaattccAACCAAGGCGGAAGTTCAAATACTTTCGAGTACAGAAAAATGGAGAGAATGGTGGCGCTGGTCCTATCCGAAAATACATTCCATTTGTTAAAACCATTCCTAAAAAGACAAGTCTTTTGGGTAAAGTCTGTCATGATTGTACTGTTGTGCCACTGAGAAATGACAGTAGTTATGCTGAGCTACTCAAGAAACGCGAGTCTCTAGTCAAGGCACCAGAGAGACCAAAAGTGACATTGCTTAATGAGATTCCTGGTGTTATTCAGTCCAATGCTGGACCTTCAATTAAAGGTAACAATACATCGGTATTTTTGAAGTCTACGCAACCCAAGAGTAAATCAGAAGGAAGGGCCATCAGAATGCCGAGAAAAGACCTTTTGGACCTTTTGTTTAGATGTTTTGAGGAATATGAGTATTGGTCAATTAAAGGTTTGAAGGAGCGCACAAAGCAGCCGGAGTCGTACTTGAAGGAGTCGTTGGAGTCCATAGCCACTTTAATCAAGAAGGGTCCTTATACTTCAAAATGGGCTTTGAAAGCCGAGTACAAGAAGTTGAGAGATGCAGAAAGGGCTGCTAGGTTGGGATTGACCGAAGAGCAAGataaggaaaaggaaaatgaagaagaagatgacgatgaagacATGGAGGATGTTATATAA
- the ATE1 gene encoding Arginyl-tRNA--protein transferase 1 (BUSCO:EOG092638AP), producing the protein MKITTPLYIADRHCGYCSDSKRDYFALESQARAALSERDHEDTVETKQAMTIGCTTIEMTCQEYDELINKGFRRSGTFLYKNDLLRSCCRLYTIRTNSSMFKINKKQRKVVNKFINTICNESDLKPQKKNCFDLGRLIEAQAKSKIFRTQFEPSKFTQEKFELYKKYQVAVHNDKPEDVTEKSFQRFLCDTPFPEEEVLGNAAQWQTLNNHYKYNDNDKDNDKDNDKDNDKDNDKDRGKDRGKDKDNNKDGCFTSPSIKRIGPTHECYYLNDKLIAISVLDFLPSGVSSIYFIWDPDYAHLSLGTLSGIKEIQMCAELGYEWYYLGYYIDDCVKMKYKGQFGGELLDVVNQKYYSLNKVKPYIENGRLFIIGKKGETREGVEPHMRDLVYAESGVMDDTSFNAVEMIYGAQNIIEESAEDNRLILENEYCIERTDEYSLPSYVPGLVPLSQVVENIRKRIISEEFELRIVQKKYKLKELSEEGRGLVIDCIRIFGLERSKTITLFPW; encoded by the coding sequence ATGAAGATAACTACTCCATTGTATATTGCTGATAGACACTGTGGTTACTGCAGTGATTCAAAGAGAGACTACTTTGCTCTTGAGAGTCAAGCTCGGGCAGCTTTATCCGAGAGAGACCACGAAGATACagtagaaacaaaacaggcAATGACAATAGGGTGTACAACCATTGAGATGACATGCCAAGAGTATGATGAGTTGATCAACAAGGGGTTCAGAAGGTCAGGGACATTCTTGTATAAAAATGATCTACTAAGATCCTGTTGCAGATTGTACACAATTAGAACAAATTCATCAATGtttaaaataaacaaaaagcaaagaaaagttgTAAACAAATTCATCAACACAATATGCAATGAATCGGatttaaaaccacagaagaagaactgTTTTGATTTGGGGAGATTGATTGAAGCACAAGCAAAGTCAAAGATATTTAGAACTCAATTCGAGCCATCAAAGTTCACACAAGAAAAGTTTGAactatataaaaaatatcaaGTTGCCGTTCATAATGACAAACCCGAGGATGTTACCGAAAAATCTTTCCAAAGATTTTTATGTGATACGCCATTTCCAGAGGAAGAAGTTTTGGGAAACGCGGCGCAATGGCAAACATTGAATAACCATTACAAGtacaacgacaacgacaaaGACAACGACAAAGACAACGACAAAGACAACGACAAAGACAACGACAAAGACAGAGGTAAAGACAGGggtaaagacaaagacaataaCAAGGATGGTTGTTTTACTCTGCCGAGCATCAAACGTATTGGGCCAACTCATGAATGCTACTACTTGAATGACAAGTTGATTGCAATCTCAGTGTTGGATTTTTTGCCCAGCGGGGTCTcttcaatttattttatttgggACCCAGATTATGCTCATTTGTCGTTGGGGACACTCCTGGGAATCAAAGAGATTCAAATGTGTGCTGAATTGGGATATGAATGGTACTACTTGGGCTATTACATCGATGATTGCGTCAAAATGAAATATAAGGGTCAATTTGGTGGTGAGTTATTGGACGTTGTTAATCAAAAATATTATCTGTTGAATAAGGTGAAACCATATATTGAAAACGGTAGATTATTCATTATAGGAAAAAAGGGCGAGACTAGAGAAGGTGTTGAGCCACACATGCGTGATTTAGTCTATGCCGAGTCAGGTGTTATGGATGATACTAGTTTCAATGCGGTTGAGATGATTTACGGTGCTCAAAATATTATAGAGGAATCTGCTGAGGATAATCGATTAATATTGGAAAATGAATACTGCATTGAACGAACAGATGAGTACTCGTTACCGTCATATGTTCCTGGTCTTGTGCCGTTGTCACAAGTTGTGGAAAACATCCGAAAGCGAATCATTTCCGAAGAGTTTGAGCTAAGGATTGTTCAAAAGAAGtacaaattaaaagaattaTCAGAAGAAGGCAGGGGCCTTGTTATTGATTGTATACGAATATTTGGGCTTGAAAGGTCGAAGACAATTACACTATTTCCTTGGTAg
- the STF2 gene encoding ATPase stabilizing factor 15 kDa protein produces MSKTKKWTVHEKRPTEPRWFTHNGHFDTDPTSMKKNGAGRNNWGQPGDEMDKSEIKMFNKSSGRRNSNHDVNQDRMNQLSASIDASLTS; encoded by the coding sequence AtgtcaaaaacaaagaaatggACAGTACACGAGAAGAGACCAACAGAGCCAAGATGGTTTACACATAATGGCCATTTCGACACTGATCCAACTAGCATGAAGAAGAATGGAGCAGGCAGAAATAACTGGGGACAACCAGGTGATGAAATGGATAAATCAGAGATTAAAATGTTCAACAAAAGTAGTGGAAGACGTAACTCCAATCACGATGTCAACCAAGACAGAATGAATCAGTTGAGTGCATCAATTGATGCTAGCTTGACTTCATAA